The following coding sequences are from one Streptomyces sp. NBC_00536 window:
- a CDS encoding VOC family protein: protein MTDHPITPITPVTGTLHHIEIWVPDLDRAVSDWQWLLEDLGYTLHQSWDHGRSWRLGPTYLVFEQSPALTGGRHDRCAPGLNHLAFHVDTPDRVDRLTAKALEHGWTLLFPDRHPHAGGAHQHAAYLASADGFEVELVVS, encoded by the coding sequence GTGACGGACCACCCGATCACCCCGATCACCCCCGTGACCGGCACGCTCCACCACATCGAGATCTGGGTCCCCGACCTCGACCGCGCGGTCAGCGACTGGCAGTGGCTCCTCGAAGACCTCGGATACACCCTCCACCAGAGCTGGGACCACGGACGCAGCTGGCGACTCGGCCCCACCTACCTCGTGTTCGAGCAGTCCCCCGCCCTCACCGGCGGCCGCCACGACCGGTGCGCGCCCGGGCTGAACCACCTCGCGTTCCACGTCGACACCCCGGACCGCGTCGACCGGCTCACGGCGAAGGCCCTGGAGCACGGCTGGACCCTCCTCTTCCCGGACCGCCACCCCCACGCCGGCGGAGCCCACCAGCACGCCGCCTACCTCGCGTCCGCGGACGGCTTCGAAGTCGAACTCGTCGTCAGCTGA
- a CDS encoding putative Ig domain-containing protein: MQTKPAGRARRLTRRATTAALSAAALISGGLIALAAPSSAAPAAPATPTATTVHTQRLCSEPTRPGFMACHALARTDVKQQPSLAPNIVPSGYGPTDLQGAYALPASAGAGATVAIIDAYDDPNAEADLATYRSQYGLPACTTANGCFRKADQNGGTSYPTADSGWAGEISLDLDMVSAVCPQCHILLVEANQPSMADLGTAVNRAVTMGAKYVSNSYGGGEDSTDAASDASYFNHPGVAITVSSGDSGYGVEYPAASQYVTSVGGTSLTRAGGTTRGWSESVWGSSSGGNGAGSGCSAYTTKPSWQSDSGCAKRTVSDVSAVADPATGLAVYDSYQASGWNVYGGTSASAPIIASVYALAGTPGAGSYPSSYPYSHASSLNDVTSGANGSCSGSYLCTAKSGYDGPTGLGTPNGVAAFTGGSTGGNTVSVTNPGSRTSTVNTAASLQIQATDSASGQTLTYSATGLPPGLSINASTGLISGTPTTTGSYNVTVTAKDTTNASGSTSFTWTVSPAGSGCPPVQLLGNPGFETGSPAPWTASSGVVDNGSGEAAHAGSWKAWLDGYGSTHTDSLTQSVTIPAGCHATLSYFLHIDTAETTTTTAYDKLTVQANSTTLASYSNLNKNTGYAQKSFDLSSFAGQTVTIKFSGTEDPSLQTSFVIDDTAVSIS, translated from the coding sequence TTGCAAACGAAACCCGCGGGCCGCGCCAGAAGACTGACGCGCCGTGCCACCACCGCGGCCCTCTCGGCCGCGGCCCTCATATCCGGCGGCCTGATCGCGCTCGCCGCCCCGTCGTCAGCGGCCCCCGCCGCCCCCGCGACGCCCACGGCCACCACCGTGCACACCCAGCGGCTCTGCTCCGAGCCCACGCGGCCCGGCTTCATGGCCTGCCACGCGCTGGCCCGCACCGACGTCAAACAACAGCCGAGCCTGGCACCGAACATCGTGCCGTCCGGCTACGGCCCCACCGACCTGCAGGGCGCCTACGCCCTGCCCGCCTCCGCCGGAGCGGGCGCGACCGTCGCCATCATCGACGCCTACGACGACCCGAACGCCGAGGCCGACCTGGCGACGTACCGCTCCCAGTACGGCCTGCCCGCCTGCACCACGGCCAACGGCTGCTTCCGCAAGGCCGACCAGAACGGCGGCACCAGCTACCCGACCGCCGACTCCGGTTGGGCGGGCGAGATCTCCCTCGACCTGGACATGGTCAGCGCGGTCTGCCCGCAGTGCCACATCCTGCTCGTCGAAGCGAACCAGCCGTCCATGGCCGACCTGGGCACCGCCGTCAACCGCGCGGTGACCATGGGGGCGAAGTACGTGTCCAACAGCTACGGCGGTGGCGAGGACTCCACCGACGCCGCCTCCGACGCCTCGTACTTCAACCACCCCGGCGTCGCGATCACCGTCAGCTCCGGTGACAGCGGCTACGGAGTCGAATACCCGGCGGCCTCCCAGTACGTCACCTCCGTGGGCGGTACGTCGCTGACCCGCGCCGGTGGCACCACGCGCGGCTGGTCCGAATCCGTCTGGGGCAGCAGCTCCGGCGGCAACGGCGCCGGATCCGGCTGCTCCGCGTACACCACCAAGCCGTCCTGGCAAAGCGACAGCGGCTGCGCCAAGCGCACGGTGTCCGACGTCTCCGCGGTCGCCGACCCGGCCACCGGCCTCGCCGTCTACGACAGCTACCAGGCGAGCGGCTGGAACGTCTACGGCGGCACCAGCGCCTCGGCGCCGATCATCGCCTCCGTCTACGCCCTGGCCGGAACTCCGGGCGCGGGCAGCTACCCGTCGTCCTACCCCTACTCCCACGCCTCGTCGCTCAACGACGTGACCAGCGGCGCCAACGGCTCGTGCTCCGGCAGCTACCTCTGCACCGCCAAGTCCGGCTACGACGGCCCGACCGGACTCGGCACCCCCAACGGGGTCGCCGCCTTCACGGGCGGTTCCACCGGCGGGAACACCGTCAGCGTGACCAACCCCGGCAGCCGGACCAGCACCGTCAACACGGCCGCCTCCCTGCAGATCCAGGCCACCGACTCGGCCAGCGGCCAGACCCTCACCTACAGCGCCACCGGCCTGCCGCCGGGCCTGTCGATCAACGCCTCGACCGGCCTGATCAGCGGCACCCCGACCACCACGGGCAGCTACAACGTGACGGTCACCGCCAAGGACACCACCAACGCCTCGGGCAGCACCTCCTTCACCTGGACCGTCTCCCCGGCCGGCAGCGGCTGCCCGCCGGTCCAGCTCCTCGGCAACCCCGGCTTCGAGACCGGCAGCCCCGCCCCCTGGACCGCCAGCTCCGGCGTGGTCGACAACGGCAGCGGCGAGGCGGCCCACGCCGGTTCGTGGAAGGCGTGGCTCGACGGATACGGCTCCACGCACACCGACTCGCTCACCCAGTCCGTGACCATCCCCGCCGGATGCCACGCCACGCTCAGCTACTTCCTGCACATCGACACGGCGGAGACGACCACGACGACCGCCTACGACAAACTGACCGTCCAGGCCAACTCCACCACCCTGGCGAGCTACTCCAACCTCAACAAGAACACCGGCTACGCGCAGAAGTCCTTCGACCTGTCCTCCTTCGCGGGGCAGACGGTGACGATCAAGTTCAGCGGCACCGAGGACCCCAGCCTGCAGACGTCGTTCGTGATCGACGACACGGCGGTCAGCATCAGCTGA
- a CDS encoding TrmB family transcriptional regulator yields MESSDDGAVNDLVALGLSRYEARVYLALVKRESYTAAEAARAAHVPRQRVYDVLDALVRRRLAIPRPGRVAAFSAVSPELALTRLMALQRESLERLDQASLTLTAALTPVWTAGQTHTDPLDYIEVLRDPKAIAERFARIQEQAAHELLSFCKPPFVAPAANTEGIRAVRRLRRAGGTARAVYTHDALDDADVLENVRRFGDAGEEARFAPRLPLKLIIADASLVLCDMPDPMAGTGATTALFIEHPALAGCLRLSFLTVWDQAETVADLGEPDRG; encoded by the coding sequence ATGGAGTCGTCGGACGACGGTGCGGTCAACGACCTTGTGGCGCTGGGGCTTTCGCGCTACGAGGCCCGGGTCTACCTCGCGCTGGTCAAGCGGGAGTCGTACACCGCGGCGGAGGCGGCGCGCGCCGCCCACGTCCCCCGCCAGCGGGTCTATGACGTACTGGACGCGCTCGTGCGCAGGCGACTGGCCATCCCGCGCCCCGGACGCGTGGCCGCCTTCTCCGCGGTCTCACCCGAACTCGCGCTGACCCGGCTGATGGCCCTTCAACGGGAGTCGCTGGAACGGCTGGATCAGGCCTCGCTCACCCTCACCGCGGCGCTGACCCCCGTGTGGACCGCCGGGCAGACCCACACCGACCCGCTCGACTACATCGAGGTGCTGCGCGACCCCAAGGCGATCGCCGAACGGTTCGCGCGCATCCAGGAGCAGGCGGCGCACGAACTCCTCAGTTTCTGCAAACCCCCCTTCGTGGCCCCGGCGGCCAACACGGAGGGGATCAGGGCCGTCCGCAGGCTGCGCCGCGCCGGGGGCACGGCCCGCGCGGTGTACACGCACGACGCGCTCGACGACGCCGACGTGCTGGAGAACGTACGGCGCTTCGGCGACGCGGGCGAGGAGGCCCGCTTCGCCCCGCGGCTTCCGCTGAAGCTGATCATCGCCGACGCCTCGCTGGTCCTGTGCGACATGCCCGACCCCATGGCGGGCACCGGCGCCACCACCGCCCTGTTCATCGAACACCCGGCGCTCGCGGGCTGTTTGAGGCTGTCGTTCCTCACGGTCTGGGACCAGGCCGAGACGGTGGCCGACCTGGGGGAACCGGACCGCGGCTGA
- a CDS encoding anhydro-N-acetylmuramic acid kinase: MRVIGLMSGTSYDAIDAAAADLTLDGDTLVLTPLGMISAGYDEELREALASALPPARTDLAAVCRLDTRIGQAFAAAAVRADRELCDGRAELIASHGQTVYHWAGAGQVHGTLQIGEPAWIAEATGRPVVSGFRTRDVAAGGQGAPLVSVVDVMWLRGRAGVPVALNLGGIGNVTVVADMAGGPPLAFDTGPANALIDAAVRELAAHDGAGGAPSMDVDGALAARGHVHPALLRRLLDEPYYALPAPKTTGKELFHLPHLRAALDSFGPLPVEDVIATLTRLTARTVADAVRPFGATEVIASGGGTRNPVLMEWLREELGTTRSGEGEVRVPLRTSDELGLPSGAKEAYAFAVLGWLTAHGLPGTVPSCTGARHASVLGSITPGGPGLRLPDPLPVAPTRLGVRTAGTPPRGLLSRGPVPPGRPPSRPGPRP, encoded by the coding sequence CTGCGGGTGATCGGGCTCATGTCCGGTACGTCGTACGACGCCATCGACGCGGCCGCCGCCGATCTCACCCTGGACGGGGACACGCTCGTCCTCACCCCCCTGGGCATGATCAGTGCGGGCTACGACGAGGAACTGCGGGAGGCCCTGGCCTCGGCCCTGCCGCCCGCCCGGACGGATCTGGCCGCGGTGTGCCGGCTCGACACCCGCATCGGGCAGGCCTTCGCCGCCGCGGCCGTCCGCGCCGACCGTGAACTCTGCGACGGGCGAGCGGAGTTGATCGCTTCGCACGGCCAGACCGTCTACCACTGGGCCGGGGCCGGCCAGGTCCACGGCACGCTCCAGATCGGCGAACCCGCCTGGATCGCCGAGGCGACCGGGCGTCCCGTCGTCTCGGGCTTCCGTACGCGCGACGTGGCCGCCGGGGGCCAGGGCGCGCCCCTGGTGAGCGTCGTGGACGTCATGTGGCTGCGGGGGCGTGCGGGAGTGCCGGTGGCGCTCAACCTGGGCGGGATCGGGAACGTAACGGTGGTGGCGGATATGGCGGGTGGCCCGCCGCTCGCCTTCGACACCGGGCCCGCGAACGCCCTGATCGACGCGGCGGTACGGGAGTTGGCCGCCCACGACGGCGCGGGCGGGGCGCCCTCCATGGACGTGGACGGCGCGCTCGCTGCCCGGGGGCACGTCCATCCGGCGTTGCTGCGGCGGCTGTTGGACGAGCCGTACTACGCGCTGCCCGCGCCGAAGACGACGGGCAAGGAGCTGTTCCACCTCCCCCATCTGCGGGCCGCGCTGGACTCCTTCGGGCCGCTGCCCGTCGAGGACGTCATCGCCACGCTGACCCGCCTCACGGCGCGGACCGTCGCCGACGCCGTCCGGCCGTTCGGGGCGACGGAGGTGATCGCGTCCGGCGGGGGGACCCGCAACCCGGTGCTGATGGAGTGGCTGCGGGAGGAACTGGGCACAACCAGGTCCGGGGAGGGGGAAGTGCGCGTCCCGTTGCGGACGTCGGACGAACTCGGGCTGCCGTCGGGCGCGAAGGAGGCGTACGCCTTCGCCGTGCTGGGCTGGCTCACCGCGCACGGCCTCCCCGGCACCGTCCCTTCCTGCACCGGCGCCCGGCACGCGAGCGTCCTGGGTTCGATCACGCCCGGCGGCCCCGGCCTGCGCCTGCCGGACCCCCTTCCGGTGGCGCCCACCCGCCTCGGTGTCCGCACCGCGGGCACCCCTCCCCGGGGCCTTCTCAGCCGCGGTCCGGTTCCCCCAGGTCGGCCACCGTCTCGGCCTGGTCCCAGACCGTGA
- a CDS encoding MFS transporter, whose translation MTAPVPAPAPVRASASAGRPAGARRALVAGSVGNFIEWYEFGVYGCFATVIAAHFFTPDGGSAAQGLVKAYASFALAFFFRPVGAAVFGRLGDRIGRRPTLILVVSLMTGATTLIGALPTYAAVGAAAPWLLTLLRVVQGLSAGGEFGGAVSVMTECAPPGRRGLYGAWQSFTVALGLLAGAAVAALLATVLTASQLHDWGWRVPFLLTLPLGFVALRLRLRLDETPAFASAAPQRGGPVRRPPARETVRAVVLGAGRVMGWSAAGYTFLVVLPSYLQSTLHTTFRQALVATVLANLGFAAAILPAGLVSDRIGRRTVMLAGALLVAVLALPLLHLVRDPGTAAYAKGAALAGAGAAVGLMAGPGPAMLAEMFPTSVRYTGLGLAYALSNAVFSGCAGLIITEVVDRTGDPDVPAYYAAAACAVSAVALRTLRGDDHARALR comes from the coding sequence ATGACCGCACCCGTCCCCGCCCCCGCTCCGGTACGGGCTTCCGCGAGCGCCGGGCGTCCGGCCGGTGCGCGCCGGGCGCTGGTGGCGGGGTCCGTCGGCAACTTCATCGAGTGGTACGAGTTCGGCGTCTACGGCTGTTTCGCCACGGTCATCGCGGCCCACTTCTTCACCCCCGACGGCGGCAGCGCGGCGCAGGGGCTGGTCAAGGCGTACGCGTCGTTCGCCCTCGCGTTCTTCTTCCGGCCCGTCGGCGCGGCGGTGTTCGGACGGCTCGGGGACCGGATCGGCCGCCGCCCCACCCTCATCCTGGTCGTCTCCCTGATGACCGGCGCCACGACGCTGATCGGCGCGCTGCCGACCTACGCCGCCGTCGGCGCGGCCGCACCGTGGCTGCTGACGCTCCTGCGCGTCGTACAAGGGCTGTCGGCGGGCGGGGAGTTCGGCGGAGCGGTGTCGGTCATGACGGAATGCGCACCGCCGGGGCGCCGGGGACTGTACGGGGCGTGGCAGTCGTTCACGGTGGCGCTCGGCCTGCTCGCGGGCGCGGCCGTCGCCGCGCTCCTGGCGACCGTGCTCACCGCGTCGCAGCTGCACGACTGGGGGTGGCGGGTGCCCTTCCTGCTGACGCTGCCGCTCGGGTTCGTCGCGCTGCGGCTGCGGCTGCGGCTGGACGAGACGCCCGCCTTCGCGTCGGCCGCCCCCCAGCGGGGCGGACCCGTGCGGCGGCCGCCCGCCCGGGAGACGGTGCGGGCCGTGGTGCTGGGCGCCGGGCGGGTGATGGGGTGGTCCGCGGCCGGGTACACCTTCCTGGTGGTGCTGCCCTCGTACCTCCAGAGCACGCTGCACACGACGTTCCGGCAGGCACTGGTCGCCACGGTCCTCGCCAACCTCGGCTTCGCGGCCGCGATCCTGCCCGCGGGCCTGGTCAGCGACCGGATCGGGCGGCGCACGGTCATGCTGGCCGGGGCGCTGCTGGTGGCCGTGCTCGCGCTGCCGCTGCTGCACCTGGTACGCGACCCCGGCACGGCGGCGTACGCGAAGGGGGCGGCGCTGGCCGGTGCGGGGGCGGCGGTCGGGCTGATGGCGGGGCCGGGGCCCGCGATGCTGGCCGAGATGTTCCCGACGTCGGTGCGCTACACGGGGCTCGGGCTGGCCTACGCGCTGTCCAACGCCGTGTTCTCGGGCTGCGCGGGGCTGATCATCACCGAGGTCGTCGACCGCACGGGGGACCCCGACGTACCGGCGTACTACGCGGCGGCGGCCTGCGCGGTCAGCGCGGTCGCGCTGCGGACGCTGCGCGGCGACGACCACGCGCGGGCGCTGCGATGA
- a CDS encoding GNAT family N-acetyltransferase: MTSTLRLAPVTAATFDAAIALKVRPDQEHLVAPVVKSLAEAYVHPGTAWPRLIFDGDRLVGFLMAFLDIDFAGDGSGTDIRSGLWHLNIAAGEQGRGYGRFAVESVAAEIRRRGGTRLTTTWHPGEDGPEAFYLGLGFRPTGETSGDQTVGELLLERNADR; the protein is encoded by the coding sequence ATGACGAGTACGCTCCGGCTGGCACCGGTCACAGCCGCCACCTTCGACGCCGCGATCGCCCTGAAGGTCCGCCCCGACCAGGAACACCTGGTCGCGCCCGTGGTGAAATCCCTCGCCGAGGCCTACGTGCACCCCGGCACGGCCTGGCCCCGGCTGATCTTCGACGGCGACCGGCTGGTCGGATTCCTGATGGCGTTCCTCGACATCGACTTCGCGGGCGACGGCAGCGGCACCGACATCCGCTCGGGCCTGTGGCACCTCAACATCGCGGCCGGCGAACAGGGCCGCGGTTACGGCCGCTTCGCGGTCGAGTCCGTCGCCGCCGAGATCCGCCGCCGCGGCGGCACCCGTCTCACCACGACCTGGCACCCGGGCGAGGACGGCCCCGAAGCCTTCTACCTGGGGCTCGGATTCCGGCCGACGGGAGAGACGAGCGGGGACCAGACGGTCGGCGAGCTGCTGCTGGAGCGGAACGCGGACCGGTAG
- a CDS encoding FAD-dependent oxidoreductase translates to MTEATETARTVILTVDDDPGVSRAVARDLRRRYGAGYRIVRAESGESALEALRELKLRGDLVAVILADYRMPQMNGIEFLEQALTVYPGARRVLLTAYADTNAAIDAINVVDLDHYLLKPWDPPEEKLYPVLDDLLSAWRASDYRPVPATKVVGHRWSARSSAVREFLARNQVPYRWYSSDEPEGRRLLEAAGADGQRLPLVITPEGAVLIEPEAADLAAHVGLATTPAADFYDLVVIGGGPAGLGAAVYGASEGLRTVLIERSATGGQAGQSSRIENYLGFPDGVSGAQLTDRARRQASRFGAEILTAREVTGLEVNGAARVVRFSDGSKIAAHSVILATGVSYRQLRAPGCDDLTGCGVFYGSSLTEAASCLEQDVYIVGGANSAGQAAMYLARGAKSVTLLVRGESLRASMSYYLVQQIEEAPNITVRTRTVVEAAHGEGHLEQLTLRDVDSGATELVDTQWMFVFIGAAPLTDWLDGTVLRDEHGFILAGPDLTPDGRPPREWELDRPPYHLETNIPGVFVAGDARAQSAKRVASAVGEGAMAVMLVHRYLEQS, encoded by the coding sequence ATGACAGAGGCCACCGAGACAGCGCGGACCGTCATCCTGACCGTGGACGACGACCCGGGGGTGTCCCGCGCCGTCGCCCGTGACCTGCGACGACGCTATGGCGCCGGGTACCGGATCGTCCGCGCCGAGTCCGGGGAATCGGCTCTGGAGGCGCTGCGCGAGCTGAAGCTGCGGGGCGACCTGGTGGCCGTCATCCTGGCCGATTACCGCATGCCGCAGATGAACGGCATCGAGTTCCTCGAACAGGCCCTGACCGTGTACCCGGGGGCCCGGCGCGTGCTCCTGACCGCCTACGCCGACACCAACGCGGCGATCGACGCGATCAACGTCGTGGACCTGGACCACTACCTGCTCAAGCCCTGGGACCCGCCGGAGGAGAAGCTCTACCCGGTCCTCGACGACCTCCTCTCCGCCTGGCGCGCCAGCGACTACCGGCCGGTACCCGCCACCAAGGTCGTCGGGCACCGGTGGTCGGCGCGCTCGTCCGCCGTGCGGGAGTTCCTGGCCCGCAACCAGGTGCCGTACCGCTGGTACTCCTCCGATGAGCCGGAAGGGCGGCGGCTGCTGGAGGCGGCCGGCGCCGACGGGCAGCGGCTGCCCCTGGTGATCACCCCGGAGGGCGCCGTACTGATCGAGCCGGAGGCGGCCGATCTGGCCGCCCACGTCGGGCTCGCGACGACCCCCGCCGCGGACTTCTACGACCTCGTGGTCATCGGCGGCGGCCCGGCCGGGCTCGGCGCCGCCGTGTACGGGGCCTCCGAGGGGCTGCGTACGGTACTGATCGAACGGTCGGCGACCGGGGGACAGGCCGGGCAGAGCTCCCGCATCGAGAACTACCTCGGCTTCCCGGACGGCGTGTCCGGCGCACAGCTCACCGACCGCGCCCGCCGCCAGGCGAGCCGGTTCGGCGCCGAGATCCTCACGGCGCGCGAGGTCACCGGGCTGGAGGTCAACGGTGCGGCGCGCGTGGTCCGCTTCTCCGACGGCTCGAAGATCGCCGCGCACAGCGTCATCCTGGCGACCGGGGTGTCGTACCGGCAGCTCCGCGCACCGGGCTGCGACGACCTGACCGGATGCGGCGTCTTCTACGGCTCCTCGCTCACCGAGGCGGCCTCCTGCCTGGAGCAGGACGTGTACATCGTGGGCGGCGCCAACTCCGCCGGGCAGGCGGCGATGTACCTGGCGCGGGGGGCGAAGTCGGTGACGCTGCTGGTGCGCGGGGAGTCGCTGAGGGCGTCGATGTCGTACTACCTCGTCCAGCAGATCGAGGAGGCGCCGAACATCACCGTGCGGACCCGGACCGTCGTCGAGGCGGCGCACGGCGAGGGCCACCTGGAGCAGCTGACCCTGCGCGACGTGGACAGCGGAGCGACCGAACTCGTCGACACCCAGTGGATGTTCGTCTTCATCGGCGCGGCCCCGCTGACCGACTGGCTGGACGGTACGGTGCTGCGCGACGAGCACGGCTTCATCCTGGCCGGCCCGGACCTCACGCCGGACGGGCGGCCGCCCCGGGAGTGGGAGCTGGACCGGCCGCCCTACCACCTGGAGACCAACATCCCCGGCGTGTTCGTGGCGGGCGACGCGCGCGCCCAGTCCGCCAAGCGCGTCGCGTCCGCCGTCGGAGAGGGAGCCATGGCCGTGATGCTCGTCCACCGGTACCTGGAGCAGTCATGA
- a CDS encoding ATP-binding protein gives MSGQAMPCSPGEIASLFLFEKLTPEQLGRLCAEGHVERFDAGPVYTEGDPATCFYVMIEGTVVLSRRVGADDVEVGRTSQRGVYSGAMQAYLGDRVPQTYNNSMRVTERTRFFVLPAQSFADVMREWFPMAAHLLEGLFFGSRSTQQAIGQRERLLALGSLSAGLTHELNNPAAAAVRATATLRERVGKMRHKLAVIAQGPYSREALAELIEIQERTAERVAKAPVLSPLEASDREDQLADWLDDHGIQEGWRIAPTFVQAGLDTDWLDQVAATVAEDILPGAIGWLNYTVETELLMDEIDDSTTRISHLVDAAKQYSQLDRAPHRVVDVHELLDSTLLMLSGKIGRRVRVVKEYDRSVPDVPAYPAELNQVWTNLIDNAVFAIGSTGGDGTLTVRTAREGDRVLVEFRDTGPGIPADIRSRIFDPFFTTKPVGEGTGLGLDISWRIVVSKHHGSLQVESVPGDTRFQVLLPLTVPESEEEPA, from the coding sequence ATGAGCGGGCAGGCCATGCCGTGCAGCCCGGGCGAGATCGCCTCGCTGTTCCTGTTCGAGAAGCTCACCCCGGAGCAGCTCGGGCGGCTGTGCGCCGAGGGACACGTGGAACGCTTCGACGCGGGACCGGTGTACACCGAGGGCGATCCCGCGACCTGCTTCTACGTGATGATCGAGGGCACCGTCGTGCTGTCCCGCCGGGTCGGCGCCGACGACGTCGAGGTCGGCCGCACCTCGCAGCGCGGGGTGTACTCCGGGGCCATGCAGGCCTACCTGGGCGACCGGGTGCCGCAGACGTACAACAACTCGATGCGGGTGACCGAGCGGACCCGGTTCTTCGTCCTGCCGGCGCAGTCGTTCGCGGACGTCATGCGGGAGTGGTTCCCGATGGCCGCGCACCTGCTGGAGGGGCTGTTCTTCGGCTCGCGGAGCACCCAGCAGGCCATCGGACAGCGCGAACGGCTCCTCGCCCTCGGTTCGTTGTCCGCCGGGCTCACCCACGAACTCAACAACCCGGCCGCGGCGGCCGTCCGGGCCACCGCGACGCTGCGCGAACGGGTGGGCAAGATGCGGCACAAGCTGGCCGTCATCGCCCAGGGCCCCTACTCCCGCGAAGCGCTCGCCGAACTCATCGAGATCCAGGAACGCACCGCCGAACGCGTAGCCAAAGCACCCGTGTTGAGCCCCCTGGAGGCCTCCGACCGCGAGGACCAGCTCGCCGACTGGCTCGACGACCACGGCATCCAGGAGGGCTGGCGGATCGCGCCGACCTTCGTCCAGGCCGGGCTGGACACGGACTGGCTGGATCAGGTCGCGGCCACCGTCGCCGAGGACATCCTGCCGGGGGCGATCGGCTGGCTCAACTACACGGTCGAGACCGAGCTGTTGATGGACGAGATCGATGACTCCACCACCCGCATCTCCCATCTCGTGGACGCCGCCAAGCAGTACTCGCAGCTCGACCGTGCCCCGCACCGCGTCGTCGACGTCCACGAACTCCTCGACAGCACCCTGCTGATGCTGTCCGGCAAGATCGGCCGCCGGGTCCGGGTGGTCAAGGAGTACGACCGCTCCGTACCGGACGTACCGGCCTACCCGGCGGAACTCAACCAGGTGTGGACCAACCTCATCGACAACGCCGTCTTCGCCATCGGGAGCACCGGAGGCGACGGCACACTGACCGTCCGCACGGCCCGTGAGGGGGACCGGGTACTGGTGGAGTTCCGCGACACCGGGCCCGGCATCCCGGCGGACATCCGCAGCCGCATCTTCGACCCCTTCTTCACCACCAAACCCGTGGGCGAGGGCACCGGTCTCGGCCTGGACATCTCCTGGCGGATCGTCGTCAGCAAGCACCACGGCAGCCTCCAGGTCGAGTCCGTCCCCGGCGACACCCGTTTCCAGGTGCTGCTGCCCCTGACCGTCCCGGAATCCGAGGAGGAGCCCGCATGA
- a CDS encoding UBP-type zinc finger domain-containing protein: protein MTDPDPDGGNGISGIDPGAPPTGTGCAACDAAGGWWFHLRRCAQCGHIGCCDSSPAQHATAHWKSTGHPLVQSFEPGEDWFWDYGSDELYESGPELAPPAGHPVDQPVPGPAGRVPQDWAALLHR from the coding sequence ATGACCGATCCAGACCCCGACGGCGGCAACGGAATCAGCGGCATCGACCCCGGCGCCCCGCCCACCGGCACCGGCTGCGCCGCGTGCGACGCGGCGGGCGGCTGGTGGTTCCACCTGCGGCGCTGCGCCCAGTGCGGCCACATCGGCTGCTGCGATTCCTCGCCCGCCCAGCACGCCACCGCCCACTGGAAGTCCACCGGCCACCCGCTGGTCCAGAGCTTCGAACCGGGCGAGGACTGGTTCTGGGACTACGGAAGCGACGAGCTGTACGAGTCCGGGCCCGAGCTCGCCCCACCGGCCGGCCACCCCGTGGACCAGCCGGTGCCGGGCCCGGCCGGCCGGGTCCCGCAGGACTGGGCGGCACTGCTGCACCGCTGA